The Alicyclobacillus macrosporangiidus CPP55 genome segment GGCATCCCGATCACTTCGCAGACGGTGGAGCAGATGGTGGATCGCGTGTTGGAGTACCCGGAGGGCACGCGTCTGCAGGTGCTGGCGCCGGTGGTTCGCGGACGGAAAGGCGAGCACCAGAAGCTGTTCGAGGACATCCGCAAGATGGGATACGTCCGGGTGCGGGTGGACGGCGAGGTGCGTGAGGTGGCCGAGCCCATCCCGCTGGAGAAGAACAAGAAGCACAACATCGAGGTGGTGGTGGACCGCATCATCGTCCGTCCGGACGTGTCGACCCGGTTGGCGGATTCCCTGGAGACGGCGCTCGGCCTGGCGGGCGGATTGGTGTTGATCGAGGTGATCGGCCGGGAGGAGCTGTTGTTCAGCCAGAACAACGCTTGCCCCAACTGCGGCTTCAGCGTCGGGGAGCTGGCGCCGCGGATGTTCTCGTTCAACAGCCCGTTCGGCGCATGCGAATCGTGCAGCGGCCTGGGGGTGCACATGGAGGTGGACCCGGACCTGGTGATCCCGGACCGCAGCGTGACCTTGGAGGAAGGGGCCATCGCGCCATGGCTCGGAACGACCTCGACGTACTATCCGCAGTTGTTGGCAGCGGCCTGCAAGTCCTTCGGCATCCCGATGGACGTTCCCGTGGCGGAGATCCCGGAGGAGCAGCTGCACCGCCTGTTGTACGGCGACGGGGCGCGCATCCGATTCACCTTCGAGAATGAATTCGGCCAGGTCAAGACCACGGAGATTCCGTACGAAGGCGTCATCCCGAACCTGGAGCGGCGGTATCGCGAGACGACGTCGGATTCCATCCGCGAATTCATCGAGGGCTTCATGACCTCGCACCCTTGCCCTGCGTGCAAAGGCCGGCGGCTCCGGCCGGAGAGCCTGGCGGTACGAGTGGGCGGGAAGAACATCGCCGAGGTGACGGAGCTGTCGGTGACGGAGGCGCTCGCGTTTTTCGGGAATCTGAAACTCAGCGAGAAGGAGTTCGCCATCGCCCGCCTGATCCTGCGGGAGATCGAGGCGCGGCTCGGCTTCCTGCGGGACGTGGGGCTGGAGTATCTCACGTTGGCCCGTTCGGCAGGGACCCTGTCGGGCGGGGAGGCGCAGCGGATCCGGCTCGCGACGCAGCTGGGCTCGAGTCTCACCGGGGTGCTGTACATCCTCGACGAGCCGAGCATCGGCCTGCACCAGCGGGACAACGAGCGGCTCATCCGGACGCTGGAGCACATGCGCGACTTGGGCAACACCCTGATTGTGGTGGAGCACGACGAAGACACGATGCTGGCGGCCGATTACATCATCGACATGGGCCCAGGGGCGGGCATGCACGGCGGCACGGTGGTCAGCGCCGGGACGCCGGAGGAGATCATGGCGGACGAGCGCTCGCTCACCGGACAATACTTGTCCGGGCGGCGGTTCATCCCGGTGCCGGAGAAGCGCCGCCAACCGGATGGACGCTTCCTGCGTGTCGTCGGTGCGACCGAGAACAACCTGAAGGGGATCACGGTGGACATCCCCATCGGCCTGTTCACGTGCGTGACCGGCGTGTCCGGCTCGGGCAAATCGACGTTGGTGAATGAGGTGGTGTACAAGACCCTGGCCCGCGACCTGAACCGGGCCCGCGTGCGGCCAGGCGCCTGCGAGGCCATCCTCGGGTTGGAGCACCTGGACAAGGTGGTGGATATCGATCAGTCCCCCATCGGCCGCACGCCGCGCTCGAACCCGGCCACGTACACGGGGGTGTTCGACGACATCCGCGATTTGTTCGCCAGCACCAACGAGGCAAAGATGCGCGGTTACCGGAAGGGCCGCTTCAGCTTCAACGTGCGCGGCGGCCGCTGTGAGGCCTGCCGCGGCGACGGCATCATCAAGATTGAGATGCATTTTCTGCCCGACGTGTACGTGCCGTGCGAGGTGTGCAAGGGCAAGCGGTATAACCGCGAGACCCTCGAGGTCAAGTACAAGGGCAAGAGCATCGCCGACGTGCTCGACATGACGGTGGACGACGCGCTTGAGTTCTTCGAGAACATCCCGCGCATCGCGCGCAAGCTGCAGACGCTGGCGGACGTGGGGCTCGGCTACATGAAGCTGGGCCAACCGGCGACCACCTTGTCGGGCGGGGAGGCGCAGCGCGTGAAACTGGCCTCCGAGCTGCACCGACGGAGCAACGGCCGCACGCTGTACATCCTGGATGAGCCGACCACCGGCCTGCACGTGGCGGACATCGAGAAGCTGCTGCTCGTGCTGCACCGGTTGGTCGACAACGGCGACACGGTGCTCGTCATCGAGCACAACCTGGACGTCATTAAGACAGCGGACCACCTGATTGACCTCGGTCCGGAGGGCGGCGCCGGCGGTGGCCAGGTGGTGGCCACCGGCACCCCAGAGGAGGTTGCGCGGGTGAAGAAGTCTCACACCGGGCGGTTCCTCGGGCCGATTCTCGAGCGCGATCGCGCCCGTGCGCGGGGGCGGCAGCCGGCGGCCGAGCCGGCCCGGCGCACGGTATGAAACCGGACGCCTGGTGGGAGACGCCGCTGCGCGCCTGGGCGCCGGTGCTCGGATACGAGTGGCGGTGGCATGGGATCGACGCGGAGGGCGGCACCTCTGGCCATGCCGGCGGTGGGGTCGGCCGAGTCCCTGGCGCACGGCCTCCCCGCCCGGTCGGCCAGTGGCGGCGCCAGGATGACGAGTGGCGGCTGTCGCTGGGATGGGCCGGGGAGGTGACCTTTCCCGGTTGGGCGGGTGATGCCGCGGCCCGCTCGGCCCTCGCGTTGACGCTGCGCCAAGCCCACGCCGCCCGGCGCCAGGCCTGGCGGGAGGCCGTCTGCACTTGGGCAGCTCGTGTATTGTACCGCGCGGCGCGCCAGGCAGGACCGGGATCAGCGCCCGAAGAGCGGCTGGAAACCGCGTCCGCAGCGGTAGACGGCCCACGGCCTGGAGCAGCCGATCCTGCGGTGCCCGACGCCTTGTTGTGGCCGGACGAGGAGATCCCGTTTCCGGCTTGTCTCGCTTGCCTGCGGATGGACGGGGACACGGGCCGGTCGGCCGCCCGGGACGTGTTGGCGGAGCTGGTGCGAGACCAGGTCATCGGTTGGGTCCCCGCGGATCCGGGATGGGCCGCACTGCTCCTGATCCCGCTGGACGGGCGGGCCACCAGGTCCGGGGCCGAAGAGGCACGGCGGTGGTTGCGCCAGCGCCTGAACAGCCTGCTCGACGTCCTCGCCGCCGACGCCTGGGTGTCGGCTCGGGTGGCGGCTGGTGCATGGATGGACGGGCCGCAGCATTGGCGTTGGGGAATGACCACGCTGGCCGCCTCGGTCGAGGTTCAGGACCGATGGAGACAGGCCCTGGTGTACACCTGGGGTGAAGACCCGGTCGGCCACCTCTTGCAGCAGGTGGGGGGCGCGGCCAGGTCGGCCTTTCTGGCGGCCGCTTCGCAGCGCGCCCCGGAGGGCGTCCTGTCCCTGAGCCGGGAGATGATGGAGACGCTCGAAGGCATGGTGTCGGCCAATCTGAACGTCAGCGAGGCGTCGCGGCTCCTGTATCTGCATCGGAACACCCTGATGAACCGCATCGAGCGGATCCGTCAGCAGACGGGATACGACGTACGCACTTTTCAGGATGCCCTGGTGTTGTGGCTGGCCAGCCGCCTCCAATCCTCTGCGCCGGATGCGCCGCGGCCCTGAACAACCTGCACAGGCGGCGGCCCAAGGCAGGTGCAGTCTGCACGTCCCGCGCAAGCGTCCGTCGTTGGTAGACTAGAATCAAAACATTGAAAGCGCTTTGTGGGGGGATGGCGGAGTGGCTCGCGTACAGCTGCAGCACGTGTGGAAGAAGTACAACAACGATTTCGTGGCGGTGAAAGACTTTAATCTGGACATCCAGGACAAGGAGTTCGTCGTATTCGTCGGTCCGTCCGGGTGCGGGAAGACGACGACGCTGCGGATGATCGCTGGTCTCGAGGACATCACCTCCGGCGACCTGTACATCGGGGACCGGCGGGTCAACGACGT includes the following:
- the uvrA gene encoding excinuclease ABC subunit UvrA; this translates as MSRDAIVIKGARAHNLKNIDVTIPRNQFVVLTGLSGSGKSSLAFDTIYAEGQRRYVESLSAYARQFLGQMDKPDVDSIEGLSPAISIDQKTTSRNPRSTVGTVTEIYDYLRLLFARVGHPYCPKCGIPITSQTVEQMVDRVLEYPEGTRLQVLAPVVRGRKGEHQKLFEDIRKMGYVRVRVDGEVREVAEPIPLEKNKKHNIEVVVDRIIVRPDVSTRLADSLETALGLAGGLVLIEVIGREELLFSQNNACPNCGFSVGELAPRMFSFNSPFGACESCSGLGVHMEVDPDLVIPDRSVTLEEGAIAPWLGTTSTYYPQLLAAACKSFGIPMDVPVAEIPEEQLHRLLYGDGARIRFTFENEFGQVKTTEIPYEGVIPNLERRYRETTSDSIREFIEGFMTSHPCPACKGRRLRPESLAVRVGGKNIAEVTELSVTEALAFFGNLKLSEKEFAIARLILREIEARLGFLRDVGLEYLTLARSAGTLSGGEAQRIRLATQLGSSLTGVLYILDEPSIGLHQRDNERLIRTLEHMRDLGNTLIVVEHDEDTMLAADYIIDMGPGAGMHGGTVVSAGTPEEIMADERSLTGQYLSGRRFIPVPEKRRQPDGRFLRVVGATENNLKGITVDIPIGLFTCVTGVSGSGKSTLVNEVVYKTLARDLNRARVRPGACEAILGLEHLDKVVDIDQSPIGRTPRSNPATYTGVFDDIRDLFASTNEAKMRGYRKGRFSFNVRGGRCEACRGDGIIKIEMHFLPDVYVPCEVCKGKRYNRETLEVKYKGKSIADVLDMTVDDALEFFENIPRIARKLQTLADVGLGYMKLGQPATTLSGGEAQRVKLASELHRRSNGRTLYILDEPTTGLHVADIEKLLLVLHRLVDNGDTVLVIEHNLDVIKTADHLIDLGPEGGAGGGQVVATGTPEEVARVKKSHTGRFLGPILERDRARARGRQPAAEPARRTV
- a CDS encoding PucR family transcriptional regulator codes for the protein MKPDAWWETPLRAWAPVLGYEWRWHGIDAEGGTSGHAGGGVGRVPGARPPRPVGQWRRQDDEWRLSLGWAGEVTFPGWAGDAAARSALALTLRQAHAARRQAWREAVCTWAARVLYRAARQAGPGSAPEERLETASAAVDGPRPGAADPAVPDALLWPDEEIPFPACLACLRMDGDTGRSAARDVLAELVRDQVIGWVPADPGWAALLLIPLDGRATRSGAEEARRWLRQRLNSLLDVLAADAWVSARVAAGAWMDGPQHWRWGMTTLAASVEVQDRWRQALVYTWGEDPVGHLLQQVGGAARSAFLAAASQRAPEGVLSLSREMMETLEGMVSANLNVSEASRLLYLHRNTLMNRIERIRQQTGYDVRTFQDALVLWLASRLQSSAPDAPRP